Proteins co-encoded in one Nothobranchius furzeri strain GRZ-AD chromosome 4, NfurGRZ-RIMD1, whole genome shotgun sequence genomic window:
- the ppp1r15b gene encoding protein phosphatase 1 regulatory subunit 15A: MAPTVSEGGSERSAMERFGSGGMALLPWTKQMLTVLWEHLRLLVQVIYYTFLSVFQMFRFELHVRITDESGEHIQHMGTGEPESFLFSSLFDGENGVMVGGSNPLSTFCADVGDPFTGKSTAEALLSSLRGDDLCCGLVEDFVSRSAGKEDSILLGHQSTWKMGFPGDWNIFVSSSDGSSSTDACHKRSEKISKPDLSKEKVFKQDTSEEERSSHWSSEEDQNLVEFESEESKALWESLSKSSDPYNPFFFSACISTKSDMGQSKSEGGEGTDSDLTVTKAGEVLLGPPKLNMWVCHSDSESSWSSWASSDGSSPDIDKEENERLWDFFSSPEDPYNPLCFTATSATVSQRPAPLPAPPPKSDTDSEDKESSFATSDDDEEELLWNSLSQKDDPYHPLNFQACLQSSLTTAQHENTTVFNTLHTENLSTETKKKPKAFRKSRSAESRPALTERNLKQHSHPDKTLVPWKRPEQSPPVEKRIKASSTQKKVQFSPLVQVHVMRTWPFARQASRKGHWEELARDRDRFRRRVLDTERAIGNCFTQSHREKMRAFVDGALKQMKGPDL; the protein is encoded by the exons ATGGCTCCGACTGTTTCCGAGGGGGGCTCCGAGCGATCGGCCATGGAGAGGTTTGGTAGCGGGGGGATGGCGCTTCTTCCCTGGACCAAACAGATGCTGACCGTGCTGTGGGAACACCTCCGGCTCCTGGTTCAGGTCATCTACTACACTTTCTTGTCAG TTTTTCAGATGTTCAGGTTTGAGCTTCATGTGAGGATCACTGATGAATCAGGAGAACACATCCAGCATATGGGCACAGGAGAACCAGAGTCCTTCCTCTTCTCTTCACTGTTCGACGGAGAAAACGGAGTCATGGTTGGCGGTTCCAATCCCCTCTCCACCTTCTGTGCAGATGTTGGTGACCCCTTCACCGGGAAGTCCACCGCTGAGGCCCTACTGTCCAGTCTGCGTGGAGACGATCTGTGCTGTGGACTCGTGGAGGACTTTGTGTCCAGATCAGCTGGCAAAGAGGACAGCATCCTGCTGGGACACCAGTCCACCTGGAAGATGGGATTTCCTGGAGACTGGAACATCTTTGTGTCGAGCAGCGACGGCTCCAGTTCCACCGACGCCTGTCATAAACGCAGCGAGAAAATTTCCAAGCCAGATTTATCCAAAGAGAAGGTTTTCAAACAGgatacttcagaggaggagagaagTTCTCACTGGAGCAGCGAGGAAGACCAGAACCTAGTGGAATTTGAGAGTGAAGAAAGTAAGGCACTTTGGGAGTCACTGTCCAAATCCAGTGATCCGTACAACCCTTTCTTTTTCTCTGCCTGCATTTCAACCAAGTCAGACATGGGGCAAAGCAAGAGTGAAGGCGGAGAGGGCACCGATTCTGACCTGACGGTGACCAAGGCTGGTGAAGTGCTGTTGGGGCCTCCAAAGCTGAATATGTGGGTCTGTCATTCTGACAGTGAGAGCAGCTGGAGCAGCTGGGCCAGTTCAGATGGTTCAAGCCCCGACATCGACAAGGAGGAGAACGAGCGGCTCTGGGACTTCTTCAGCAGCCCTGAAGACCCCTACAACCCACTGTGTTTCACCGCCACCTCAGCCACTGTGTCTCAACGACCAGCTCCTCTTCCTGCTCCTCCCCCTAAATCCGACACGGACTCTGAAGACAAGGAAAGCAGCTTTGCTACATCCGACGATGACGAGGAAGAACTGCTGTGGAATTCCCTCAGCCAAAAGGATGACCCCTACCACCCGTTAAACTTCCAGGCCTGTCTCCAGAGCTCCTTGACTACTGCCCAGCATGAGAATACTACTGTCTTTAATACACTCCACACAGAAAATCTATCCACagagacaaagaagaagccaaAAGCATTCAGAAAATCCAGATCTGCTGAATCTCGGCCTGCTCTGACGGAAAGAAATTTGAAGCAGCACAGCCATCCGGATAAAACTCTAGTTCCCTGGAAAAGACCCGAGCAGAGCCCACCTGTGGAGAAGAGAATCAAGGCCAGCTCCACACAGAAAAAG GTGCAGTTTTCTCCTCTGGTCCAAGTTCATGTCATGCGGACCTGGCCGTTTGCTCGCCAGGCATCCCGTAAAGGACACTGGGAAGAACTGGCCCGAGACCGGGACCGCTTCAGGAGGCGGGTTTTGGACACGGAGCGGGCCATCGGTAACTGTTTCACCCAGTCCCACAGAGAGAAGATGCGGGCATTTGTGGACGGTGCCTTGAAGCAAATGAAGGGTCCTGATCTCTGA